The nucleotide sequence CAGCTGTCTCAAGAGGCAAAATTACTGACAAAACAATGGGGGTTTAGTATCTTGCTTGAGATTTGCCCAAGAAAGGTaacataaaatgaagaaaatagtttCAGTCTTAAATTTTATGACTGTAAACCAGAGTCTGGCCCCAAAAGTTTAGTAGAAAGGAATATTGTATTATTTATAAGAGCAAGAAAACCTGAAGCACTGGAAGCTTATTTGTGAACAATATGTTCATGGAGAAGTTAAGATTGTCACACTATAGGACACCTCTGTACCTTTACAGCTGAGAGTCAGCAAGAATAATGCCAGCTTGTAGGTCCcagctttatttttctgtgtgcagTTTGAATTCATACTCCTCTGATTTTCATATTCCTCTGAACTTCATTCTCCGTCATCTCCTTTAGGAGAGGGCCCCTGTCCAGCATTAGAAAGATTTCCAGCCTCAAGCCCATGACTCTGCCCATGTGTTCCCTCTTCAGGGGCCTGCTTAGCGAGACCTGGGGCCAGAACTACTGGTTAGCTGGTGACGCTGGTGGCTTGGCACAGATCAGTCCGCATTTGCTTGTACAAGGGGCATAgaggagcagccagtcccagccaggGAACTGTGAAACTGATTTAGAGACACTTCTGCTTCTTCCTTGCCTTGGTTCTGCGCCAAAGCAGCTTGGCCAGACCAGATTATCAGCCTCCTTCTGTATTTATTGGGCTACGTGTTTACAATAATGTCATGTAGTAGTGAGCAGGGGTGGGATTTTTTGGTTAGTCTTTGATATGTACTTTCTTCTCATACTGTACACGAAAAGGGCAACATGCAGTACAACTCGGAAAAAAAGCTTGCCTGCTTCTGGTAAATGAATAGAGCAAGAGTACTGCTGCTGGTGGTGAAATTGAAGCTCCAGTGTTTCTCATTTTAAGGGTCATTTATCACTCAAATTTACAAGTTAGACTACTTGAGCTGATAAATGTCCCTGCTGAGCACTCACTAGAAACTGAAGATCTTTCTTGGAAAGCTCAGCTAGAAGGTGTCAGCATAGAAAAACACACTTGGGAAACTGGCTGTGAGGAGAAGGTAAATGGATGCGAGCAGACAGGGGTTTTTATTCCTCTTGTCTTTCCTGAGGAATCTTAGTAGGGAGTACCTCTAACACCTTAGAGCTCTGTCAAGCTGGTAACACTTGAAGTTTCTTTGAAGAAACCTCACCCATTACTCCTCTCAGGTCTGGCATATGCTTCACCCTAAATATGTTGCTCCAGCTGTATCACACATGACACCTTCTCCATAGGACACAGTGTCCcctcacctgcctgctgatgtggCCAGATATCAGCTGCACATGGCTGCACCTCCATGTGCAAGTACCCTGCATCTGGGTCCAGCCTTCATATTCGCATCTTCAGGGGATTTCACAAGACAGAGGTTTCCTTGCAGTTTCTTGGCCCCTGACCATCTCATCTGTACCCTTCCTAGCAGAGGAGATCCTTTGCCACCTTCTCCACTCCAAAATTTCCTCTCCAGAGCACCCGAGCACTCTCTTCAACCCCAGGATCACAGCCACCAGCACCTCTGGTTACCTCCATAACCTTCTCCGTCACGCAGCATCCTGCTGCTCTCTGGGGATGCCCATGGGAGCGCAAACCCCTTGCTCATGAGTAGAAACCAAGGTTGCTAGAGGAGCTGGAGAGTCCCAGCATCACCGCCCTGATGGAGCTGCCCTGCTGCCTCCCAGCCCTGGGCATAAGgagctgctgcccagccctgtcTCTCATCCTCACCCAGTCACTGTTTCACATTATTTTAGGCTCATCTTTGTCATGAACCTCTACTGAAAAATATTGGTACCTCTCAGTGTCTTTATATGCCCTCCACATGCACCTCGTAACTAACAACTATATATTAGCTTTACCTTTTAGTTATTTATTGTCATTGTTGCCAATTTAATCACATTTTTGTCAAGGAAGCGTAGATTATCTTAGGCTGACTGTTTTAtcaactgtttttaaaaagaatgtaCTTTAAAGAGGAATGAAAATGTGGCCATGACCTTTTAGGCTGGGGTGTATATCACAGCCAGCAGAGAAATGCTGAGGGTGATTGATTCTGGTGTTCACTGATGTTATGCGTAGCAGTGTTTTGGATAACTGATAACCTGATCACAGTTGTGTGTAAACACAATAAAATTGCTACTGTAGAAAGCCTTTAATAATTGCCTGCAGCTCCTTGAAACTCATTAATGTTCAATTAATCGTCTCTTGGCTCCGTGCTGCCAGTATGGCTCCTTTCAAGTAGCGGTTGTCTCAAACACCTGGCTAATGTTTCACCAGTGGAGATGTAAGAAGGAGCAACAGCAGTGACCTGCATGGTTTTTAAGTACATTTATTAAGTTTATCATGGTGCTTTTTCAGGTCTCAGAGCAGACTGGGCATATTTTCTGGCATTCTGTGGTGGATTGGGGGCACATATGCACATTTTAATGTACTGAACAGTCATGGgagttagcaaaaaaaaaaaaaaaataaacaacaacaaacctgttTTAGCCCACCTTGATTCaacaaagcaaatttacagtaCCATTGACCATCTATTTACTGCAGGCTTTTGTGGGAACAAGTCCATGTTAAAAGAATGTTATTAAAGTTACAAAATAAGTTTGGAAATGCCAGAAGCAGCCTCCTGTTTCAACTTGAAGTGGTACATATATTACCAagtgtgtatctatatatatatctatatatctatatatctatatatctatatatctatatatgtatatatattttttggaaGTCATTGTTTAGTTGCATTGTTACTTGTTATTTTCTCCATGGGATATCCGGTCCCATAGGTAGGTCACAGAGGACTGCAAGCTTGTGTGCAATACAGGTTAGGCCAGCCTTAAAAGCTGCAGTGGCATCTCGCGTCTTCAGACTCAGCTGGGTCTAACTTAAAGTGTATTAATGCACACCATGCTGGACAGACTGTTACTGTTCAGGAGCTCTGTTTCCAGATCCTAACCTAATTGAAACTAAATGTGATTGTACAGCAACATTTGTATTGGCTCTAGCAGTGGAAAAGCtctaaaaaaaatagtttaaacccAAAGAAGGGTGTTTTAATAAAGCATTCTGACAATTGTTAAAGGGAAAGTAGCTTTTTCGTTCATAGTCTGAAAATGCAAAGCTCGGTGGAAGAGCGGCCTCATATTTTCACTCCTTGGGTGAAAGCGCTGGATGCAGCAGAGGGTTTCAGTCTGTGGTGGTTTTGTCGTCTCTGAGCTGTGACCCTGTATCCAAGGCAACTGTTTCAGGATGTTAGGTGGTAAGGAGCTATAGAATAAATGAGAGGTAGTTGTGAAATATACAGGTATGACTCTGTCAGAGGCAATAAAGATGAAATGCTAACAGGTGGAATAGGGGTTGAAGGGAGCACTGGAACACAAATAGGGAATTTCAGTCTCGAATTTCTGATTATGATAGTCTTCCCTGGTGCAGTATACGTGTTAGTTCATAAAGACTAAGTAAGACTATAGAAAGCCATAAAGTAAAGCAAGTGTGGAACAGTCATAAAACAAAATTGGCTAATCTTAGTCTATCTGCGTTCTGTAAACCTCATCTCTTGGGGATATACCCTTCAAGAGCTTTATATTGCAAGAGCTTCTTTCCGTCTGGAAGCACAATTCTGGTTGTaggagttttgtttattttgagaaATCATTTGTTTAAGAAGTTATATTCAACAATTTTAGTTTCTGCTGATTCCTTTAAGTATAATAGCATTATTACGAGGTGATAAAGGTGATGCTGCTCTCTTGATCTAAGTGCTGTTACGCTCTGGGGTTATAAATCATTGCTCAGTTGTGCTGACTTGCTGTGTGAGGCAACACTATGGCAGGACATCTGCATAAGAGCTGAGAGGCAGGCTGAAAGAAGCAGAGACACGCGATGCCATGCTAAAGGCGGGAAGActttcttgtgttcagttttcgAGATGACCAAAACTTTCTACCGTCTCTGGGTAAATACATCTTTACTTGAAAACTGTCACCTCTTTTAATCTCAAGAAATGGTAGGACAAGGTAATTGCCACATCAGTAGGCCTGAGAGAATTCACAGGTACTAAAGCTGCTGTTCCTTTTTTGGTTTCTGGCACCAACAATctcttttaataataaaaaaaagggtaaaataaAAGAATGGAAGAGCAATTAGACGGCACGTAAGCCTTCCCAAGTTTGCCCAGTTGCACTACCTGTTGAATCAGTCACCAgtttaagtaaattaaaaatcCAGATCAGCACAGTAGTAACCACAAAATATATTATGCAAGTGAGGATGAGGGATTCATTAATTGCCAGCACTTACTCATGAGAGGCTGCTGAAGGATAAATGCTGTCTGAGGGTTTTTACCAACTCAGGTCTACTGATTCTGTGTGTTTGGGGAGAAGTATCAAACAGCTGAAATTAATACTGCCGCAGAGTTTGTATCTGAAGTGGTGGATCAGAGTGGGGCTGAATTAGCATGAGGGAGGTTGAAATATTGTATCTGAGTCACACAACATCAACCCCAAGGTACCTGTACAGTTTGTGTCGGGGCTATGAAAAATGCAAAGCGTCGCTGTGGTTCTTTTCTTGTTCTGTCTCCGAAGCACAGGCAGTTCTGGATGAATTTGTTTCACACAGGTGTCAGATGTACTTAGCCTTGAGTGGGGGCTGAGCTCAGGCGTGTGGTACAGAACACACCAGGACTAACTGCTCGTGGTCCAGGTGGTGCCGCAGGGACAAACCCAGCTGGCAAAGGAAGGCGCTGTGCAGAGTGCACTTCTGTGTGCTAGCTGCTGAATGAAGTTACGATGCCTGCTTTGGTCGTACTCTTCTGCCTGTTTTATTTAAGTCTTAACGCTCTCATTGCTGTGATGGGTCCTTTCACAATGCATAGCTGTGTACCAAAGTTTGGTAAAATTATTCCTCAGAAATCTTCTTAAACAAACCGCATCAAAAATATAAAACTTCACCACATCTCATAAATGATCACCAGAAAGTACTAAAAAAGCTTCAGCACATTTACAACTTAATCCAAACTGTcactatctcttttttttttttttaaattaataagtgTGTCTAGCCATATGTGTGACAATAAACTCATTTATTTTGATGGTGATGTTCGCATGCTTGCTGTGAAGCACATGTTCAGATGCTTTGCTGACAAGGCATGGGTGAACAGATGCCTTCTCCATAACAAGCTGTCTGGCTGTCTTTAGCTAGCAACTGCAACAGGCTCCCCAGCTTCTTCTGGCGACCAGGCACTAATGGGTATTCATCACCAAATGAGAAGGTTCCCATGAGCAGCCATCCGGACCCAGATAACAGCTTCACCCCACAGAGGAGGAGGAACTGAGAGGAGCTTCCCATTCCCCTGTGGTAGGCCTGGCGCCCCAAGGTCAGCGTTGTGAGGTCTGCTCAAAGGTGGTCTTCTCACACAACAAAATGGAGAGACTGTGGGTCCAGAAAACAAAATCTACTGACCCATTTGGTAATTTTGTTTTCTGGTAGAACCGTGTAATTTTTTCACTGTCATTTAAAGGAAAGACTGCTTCTACTGACTGTACTGATGATGCAGTGCAGTCCAAATTGCTGGCATACAGATGCTTCCAAGCATTCCAAATCTGTTGTGAGAGTGGGACCACCTCTTTCCTTACACACCTTTGTGTCATTTGAAAGATATTTCCAAGCTTACTTGTCAAGAGCATTTAAATTCTTTTATCaacaaatgtgaaattctgtatCGATGAAGTATGAAGGTAGCAGAAATAAATTATCCGGAAAAATACAGCCATTACTAAAGTAAATTAATAGATTTCAAGCAGCAATCTCAACTCATTATCATAGGGAATATTTTTCCTATTGCTGTTTAAAGGTGTGTTATGATAATAAATTGgatttaattatttcattatgCTCTATGCTAAAATTGCCTTTTTCTTTGCAAACTTTTGTTGATGTGGTCTGATGTTGATATTTACGTCCCTGAATGTTACTTGCTCAGCATTTTTGTGGAACAACAAGGTAAAGAAATTTCATCATGTGGATTTTTCACAAACCATTAATTTGGATTAGATGTGGTTATTTATTCGTGGGACGTGAGCAGTCACCTCAATCCCATCAATATGCTTTTTGACTGAACTACTGAGCatttttacagggaacaatagcaGAACAAGGGCAATACCTACAGAATTGAGTTTCAGAAGAATCTTCCTGATAGTATGTGAAATATATGTCATTCTTTTTCATAAAGTAATTGGCGTCAGCATGTAACATGGAGCAAACTTGCTGTATTTATTTGTGTGCAAATTTAAGATTACTTTTGCTGTTATTTAAGCATCTGTAGCCACAAGGCATTGCTTTTTATGTATAAGATTATGTGTATGAGTAATGTCAAAAGACAATTCTTCTAAAGAAGAAGTGAATTAATATTGCTGCTGGATCTTTCCAGAGATTGTATACTCTGCTTTTTCTGTTTAACTGTGCAGCAGGGGTATCTCACTGATGGTTGTGCCTTCCTTCTGTGATGATATCAGGTGGGCTGGTTGCAGCTGGGATTTGGTTAAGACTTTAAAGTGCTGTTATTTCTAAAACAATATTCAATATTTGGGAGGTTTGGGGTTTAGTTCTTGtggggggggagggtgtgtgtttggttttgtttgcttgggagttggttggtttgtttttttgtttttttcctgttacacAACTAGAAAACCTTGTCTTCTCAGCAGGAATGGTATAATCAGACCTGGATAACTGAAGCATTATGCTGGGTTACAGCTTGTGAACAGAGAACTTGAACTTTCCATCAGGCCATGCTGGCTCACAAGCATGGAGCAGGGCAGTGGCCTCTTCACCTCATCCCTCCACAAAGGGGTTTGGGCTCAGGAATGCTTCCACCTGCATTTACAGAGTCCTGTTGTTCTGTTAATGTGCAGCTTTTCATCTCTGCGAGGATTTTTTGCCTGTTCTTAAGTTTTAGTCATCTCATTGAGCTTTCTGGTGCCTTCTTCGTTCTTTACAAAACTTGGTTTCGTGCTGGCCTAAACCTACTTAGAGATAGCACTCCCTGTCCACTGAGATAGGACCTTTGTTAAGTTACCTATGTCCTGAGTTTACACATGAAAAACTGTATGTCATTAACATTACCCATTTATCTCCACACCTTAGGTTTTGGAATGACCACACCAGCAACCGTGGCTGGGAAAGTATTTCTAATCGTTTATGGCCTTTTCGGGTGTGCCGGAACGATCCTTTTCTTCAACCTCTTCTTGGAGCGCATTATCTCCCTCCTGGCGTTTATCATGAAGGCGTGCCATGAAAGACAGCTGCGAAGAAGTGGTCTCCTACCTCCCAACTTCCGAAGGGGCCCAGCTGTGTCGGGGGTGGGCAGCCTTGTGGGCTGGAAGCCGTCCGTTTACCATGTGATGCTGATTCTGGGAATTTTTGCTATTACCCTTTCGTGCTGCGCCTCTGCCATGTACACGGCGGTGGAAGGATGGAACTACGTTGACTCCTTGTATTATTGCTTTGTCACCTTCAGCACCATCGGCTTTGGAGATTTTGTAAGCAGCCAAAATGCTGCGTATCAAAATCAGGGATTATACAGATTCGGAAACTTCATATTTATATTAATGGGGGTATGTTGCATATACTCTCTTTTTAATGTCATCTCAATCGTAATCAAGCAAGTTTTGAACTGGGTGTTGAAAAAATTTGAATGCAGATGTTGCCCAAAGTGCCATAAATCAAGTGCCCGCCTCGGACGTCGCAATGCCATCACTCCAGGAGCCCGCCTGCGTCGACATAACATCTCAGTGGATGCTGATGGACAGTACGACAGTGACACGGAGGGGAGGAGGCTCTCTGGAGAGATGATCTCCATGAGGGAGCTCACGGCATCAAATAAAGTCTCCCTGGCCATTTTGCAAAAGCAGTTGTCCGAGACAGCCAACGGCTACCCAAGGAACGTTTGTATCAATACGAGACAAAACGGTTTCTCTGCAGGGGTGGGCGCTCTAGCCATCATGAACAACCGCTTGGCAGAAACAAGTGACTCTAGGTAGAGTTTTTGAAAttcattttgtttatttaataaaaataaaatggtgaTTAGGGTGGAATTGTCACTGTAAGCTACTGGAAAGTCTTAAAATTCAGAGACAGTCTTGGTATTCTTTGGGCGTTCAGCATTTTAGTTTCTGGGGGTTTTATAAGTCTTCTCTAATATGCAGTAACATCTTTACTGTAGTGTTACAGTTTTCCCCAAAGGGGTTTTTGGAAGAGACTTGCATGTCTTTGATGCAGAATATGATGCAATTATAGAAGGATGGTGTGCATGGTTAGG is from Patagioenas fasciata isolate bPatFas1 chromosome 3, bPatFas1.hap1, whole genome shotgun sequence and encodes:
- the KCNK12 gene encoding potassium channel subfamily K member 12 isoform X1; translated protein: MMPPRGAAGSCRRRRLAPLNEDNGRFLLLAALIAAYLSAGATVFSALESPSEAAAQLRWNRTLHNFSRIFNISLPELRAFLRSYEAAMAAGIRVDALRPRWDFPGAFYFVGTVVSTIGFGMTTPATVAGKVFLIVYGLFGCAGTILFFNLFLERIISLLAFIMKACHERQLRRSGLLPPNFRRGPAVSGVGSLVGWKPSVYHVMLILGIFAITLSCCASAMYTAVEGWNYVDSLYYCFVTFSTIGFGDFVSSQNAAYQNQGLYRFGNFIFILMGVCCIYSLFNVISIVIKQVLNWVLKKFECRCCPKCHKSSARLGRRNAITPGARLRRHNISVDADGQYDSDTEGRRLSGEMISMRELTASNKVSLAILQKQLSETANGYPRNVCINTRQNGFSAGVGALAIMNNRLAETSDSRQNRYLQYPDTS
- the KCNK12 gene encoding potassium channel subfamily K member 12 isoform X2; the protein is MMPPRGAAGSCRRRRLAPLNEDNGRFLLLAALIAAYLSAGATVFSALESPSEAAAQLRWNRTLHNFSRIFNISLPELRAFLRSYEAAMAAGIRVDALRPRWDFPGAFYFVGTVVSTIGFGMTTPATVAGKVFLIVYGLFGCAGTILFFNLFLERIISLLAFIMKACHERQLRRSGLLPPNFRRGPAVSGVGSLVGWKPSVYHVMLILGIFAITLSCCASAMYTAVEGWNYVDSLYYCFVTFSTIGFGDFVSSQNAAYQNQGLYRFGNFIFILMGVCCIYSLFNVISIVIKQVLNWVLKKFECRCCPKCHKSSARLGRRNAITPGARLRRHNISVDADGQYDSDTEGRRLSGEMISMRELTASNKVSLAILQKQLSETANGYPRNVCINTRQNGFSAGVGALAIMNNRLAETSDSR